TATAGAAAAAAGGTATCGTCGAATTAAAAAAATTACGCATTTCTAGTGTCGTGTTGAACAAATAACGCACGGAATTTGATTGTAGTAACTGGTAATTAAATACCATTCACCAGTTACCATTTAACCAATTACAAGGAAAACTCTCAAGAAGTAAGAAGTGGGAAGTCCGAAGTTAATATAAGAGGAATCAACTTCTTTTCTTACTTCTCACTTTCTACTTCTCACTTCCTGCTTAAAAAAGCTGCGGGTAAAGAAAATTTGTCTGTTGGACAAAACCAATAAAATCAACATTTAATTTTATCCAATAGTGTTCCGAATTGGAAAGAAGAAACGCTCATGCCCCTACAGGGCACAAATGACGATGAAAAATAATAGCACGCTGATGATGCGGATATTCGCGGATATAAGATAGGAGATAGAAGGTGGGAGATGGAGAGATAAGCGTGAGGAGTGGTGTTTTGTTTACTTTCTACTCTCTACTTTCTACTCTCTACTTCCTATTTTCAGAAGAACTGCTTAAAAATGACAGGTAAAATTTATGTAATTGGCATAGGTCCTGGTGACCCTGAATTATTAACCCTTAAGGCTGTCCGAATCCTCAAGGAGGCACCCTGCATTTGTGTCCCCAGAGGCAAAGAAGATGGCAATAGTTTGGCTTTAACAATAGTTGAAAAGGCAATAGACCTCCAGGGGAAAGAGATAATCCCTGCCTATTTTCCTATGAGAAAAACCCGGGACAGTCAGAAATCAGGACAGGACGAGATTGAGTCCAGATGGAACGAGACAATTGAAAAGATATTGAACAGGATAAACAGGGGAATGGATGTTGCTTTTATTACCCTTGGTGACCCGACAATTTACAGCACTTTCTTTTACCTATATCCCAGGTTGCTTGAGTTATCTGATGAGATAGTAACAGAGATTATTCCGGGGGTCTCATCGATAACAGCGGGAGGAGCTAAGGCTAAACTGCCGTTGGCTCTGGGTGATGAAACACTGATGATTGTCCCGGCAAACTATATGTCTCGCGTAAAAGAGTTACTTCTGCGGTTTGACACCATAGTTTTAATGAAGGTTAATAAGGTCTTTGATGAAGTGGTGATACTTTTAGAAGAAATGGGGACTCTTGATAAGGCAATCTATGTCTCGCGGGCTGGGATGACGGATGAAAAAATAATTAGAGACCTCAAACAGGTTAAGGAAACAGACCTTGATTATTTTTCCTTAATCATAGTAAAAAAATGATTGGTAGTGTCGTGTTGAGTAAGTTTTGCACGGGGCATCATCAGGTTTCGTAACCTACAAACGGATAATTGGTAATTGGTAACTGGTTAAATAGATTTGTCGTCAGCTCAGCCAAACGGTATTTAATTACCAGTTACCAATCACCAGTTACCAGAATCAAATCCCGTGCGTTATTTGTTCAACACGACAGTAGTATTATCAGCAATTCTCGGTGAAAATAAGAAATGGGTATTTATGAGGGTTTTTCGGGATTATGAAATATATTTTTCGTAAAGATTTTTGTTTTTTGAAAAAAATATAGACTTTTTATCTTAAATGTGGT
The window above is part of the bacterium genome. Proteins encoded here:
- the cobI gene encoding precorrin-2 C(20)-methyltransferase → MTGKIYVIGIGPGDPELLTLKAVRILKEAPCICVPRGKEDGNSLALTIVEKAIDLQGKEIIPAYFPMRKTRDSQKSGQDEIESRWNETIEKILNRINRGMDVAFITLGDPTIYSTFFYLYPRLLELSDEIVTEIIPGVSSITAGGAKAKLPLALGDETLMIVPANYMSRVKELLLRFDTIVLMKVNKVFDEVVILLEEMGTLDKAIYVSRAGMTDEKIIRDLKQVKETDLDYFSLIIVKK